A genomic segment from Candidatus Korarchaeum cryptofilum OPF8 encodes:
- a CDS encoding FAD-binding oxidoreductase, whose translation MREESFHEGEFLRELEAAVGGRCSSSPDTLRIYSRDYWPLALLKEVKGEELPLPIAVAWPESLEEVVKLVKLCNEYRVPFVPYAGGSGVIGATICERCLVIDVKRMNKVIHLSEEDSYVLVESGIMLRKLEEFLNGRGFTLRHFPQSYPEAAIGGLIATKSVGQYSTKYGGIEDLLIDLEAVAPDGGVIPLRRNIVPRASTGPEIKSLLLGSEGQLGIITKAALKVFKIPPFDYKNSFAFKSFEDALMAVKEIVQSGLTPAVARVYDEDDSSVRFGDGRDLLILILEEYSKPLLEAKVSEIGRIISRYGGREAGEDYVEKWLEKRFDVISELKKLVVPMGLWFETIETAATWSNLIKIHSKFKEIKKMRGVYAVLAHASHFYEVGACLYFTLTYEADEKVYWDIWREAMRVVLENGGTISHHHGIGLLRREWIFSEIGPSLDYLRRIKSALDPRKLSNPGKFLG comes from the coding sequence TTGCGAGAGGAATCCTTTCATGAGGGGGAGTTTCTGAGGGAGTTAGAGGCTGCAGTGGGAGGGAGGTGCTCCTCATCCCCTGATACGCTGAGGATCTACAGCAGGGATTACTGGCCCCTGGCCCTCCTGAAGGAAGTCAAGGGGGAGGAGCTACCCCTGCCCATAGCTGTAGCTTGGCCTGAGAGCTTGGAGGAAGTCGTTAAATTAGTGAAGCTATGCAATGAGTACCGGGTCCCGTTCGTCCCATACGCCGGGGGGTCAGGAGTAATAGGAGCTACTATATGCGAGAGGTGCTTAGTGATAGATGTTAAGAGGATGAATAAAGTGATCCATCTATCCGAAGAGGATTCCTACGTTCTAGTAGAATCGGGGATCATGTTGAGGAAGCTAGAGGAGTTCCTAAATGGCAGGGGATTCACCCTGAGGCACTTCCCCCAATCCTACCCAGAGGCAGCGATAGGGGGACTGATAGCAACAAAGAGCGTGGGTCAATACAGCACGAAGTACGGTGGTATAGAGGATCTCTTGATAGATCTGGAGGCCGTAGCTCCGGACGGAGGGGTCATACCCCTCAGGAGGAACATAGTCCCTAGGGCCTCAACAGGGCCCGAGATAAAGTCCCTCCTCTTGGGAAGCGAGGGGCAGCTAGGGATAATAACTAAAGCTGCCTTGAAGGTATTCAAGATACCCCCATTCGATTATAAGAATTCATTCGCTTTTAAGAGCTTCGAAGATGCTCTAATGGCTGTCAAGGAGATAGTCCAATCTGGCTTAACTCCGGCAGTCGCTAGAGTATACGATGAGGACGATTCATCAGTCAGGTTCGGGGATGGGAGGGATTTGCTCATCCTGATACTTGAGGAGTACTCTAAGCCCCTATTGGAGGCGAAGGTCAGCGAGATCGGGAGGATTATCTCCAGATATGGGGGTAGGGAAGCAGGGGAAGATTACGTTGAGAAATGGCTCGAGAAGAGATTCGATGTTATAAGCGAGCTCAAGAAATTAGTTGTTCCAATGGGTCTCTGGTTCGAGACGATAGAGACAGCTGCTACCTGGAGCAACTTAATTAAGATTCACTCTAAGTTCAAGGAGATAAAGAAGATGAGGGGGGTTTACGCTGTCTTAGCCCATGCATCTCACTTCTACGAAGTCGGGGCATGTCTCTATTTCACATTGACATATGAAGCGGATGAGAAGGTTTACTGGGATATCTGGAGGGAGGCTATGAGAGTAGTGCTCGAGAACGGAGGAACTATAAGCCATCACCATGGGATAGGGCTCCTCAGAAGGGAATGGATTTTCAGTGAGATAGGGCCTTCCCTAGATTACTTGAGGAGGATTAAGAGCGCTCTAGATCCTAGGAAACTCAGCAACCCTGGAAAGTTCCTCGGGTGA
- a CDS encoding tryptophan--tRNA ligase → MVHFGGEEEFKVTPWEVEGVVDYDRLILEFGTKPLTEDLIEKTRELTKSYLPIFLRRKFFFSHRDYDLVLKDYEEGRGFFLYTGRGPSGPMHIGHIIPFYMTAWFQEKFDVNLYIQVTDDEKFIIHPEFEFEDTKRWALQNIFDIAAVGFNPDKTFIFQNSEYTKIYEIAIPISKKITFSTARAVFGFNESSKIGIIFYPAIQAAPTFFERRRCLIPAAIDQDPYWRIQRDIAESLGYFKTAAIHGKFFPPLTGISGKMSASMPETAVYLTDDPETVRSKIWKYALTGGQATAQEQRIKGGNPEVCVVFKWLEIFFEPDDQKLRRRYEDCRSGAILCGECKDYLISKVQAFLREHSERRKAVEPIVEKMKYTGKLAREMWDLHIPEALRK, encoded by the coding sequence GTGGTTCACTTTGGCGGTGAGGAGGAGTTCAAGGTAACGCCTTGGGAAGTCGAGGGGGTCGTCGACTACGATAGGCTAATACTTGAGTTCGGGACGAAGCCGCTGACTGAAGATCTAATAGAGAAGACGAGAGAGCTAACTAAAAGCTATCTCCCGATATTCCTGAGGAGGAAGTTCTTCTTCTCTCACAGGGATTATGACTTAGTCCTCAAGGATTACGAGGAGGGGAGGGGCTTCTTCCTGTACACCGGGAGGGGTCCCTCTGGGCCAATGCACATAGGCCACATAATACCCTTCTACATGACCGCTTGGTTCCAGGAGAAGTTCGATGTGAACCTCTACATACAAGTCACGGACGATGAGAAGTTCATAATACATCCCGAGTTCGAGTTCGAGGATACGAAGAGGTGGGCGCTCCAGAACATATTCGATATAGCTGCCGTGGGCTTCAATCCGGATAAGACTTTCATATTCCAGAACAGCGAGTACACGAAGATATATGAGATAGCGATCCCCATCTCAAAGAAGATCACATTTTCAACGGCTAGGGCAGTCTTCGGTTTCAATGAGAGCAGTAAGATAGGTATAATATTCTATCCAGCTATACAGGCTGCGCCTACTTTCTTCGAGAGGAGGAGGTGCTTGATACCCGCAGCTATAGATCAAGATCCATACTGGAGGATCCAGAGGGATATAGCTGAGAGCTTGGGTTACTTCAAGACGGCAGCTATACATGGGAAGTTCTTCCCTCCCCTGACGGGCATCTCAGGTAAGATGAGCGCTAGCATGCCGGAGACGGCTGTCTACCTGACTGACGATCCTGAGACCGTTAGGAGCAAGATATGGAAGTACGCATTAACTGGAGGCCAGGCGACAGCTCAGGAGCAGAGGATCAAGGGAGGGAATCCGGAAGTCTGCGTAGTATTCAAGTGGCTCGAGATATTCTTCGAGCCCGATGATCAGAAGCTGAGGAGGAGGTACGAGGACTGCAGATCTGGAGCTATACTCTGCGGGGAGTGCAAGGACTACCTCATATCTAAAGTCCAAGCGTTCCTGAGGGAGCATTCTGAGAGGAGGAAGGCTGTTGAGCCGATCGTGGAGAAGATGAAGTACACAGGGAAGCTGGCGAGGGAGATGTGGGATCTTCACATACCTGAGGCCCTGAGAAAATAA
- a CDS encoding NUDIX hydrolase, producing the protein MSLEEPRIVRDELLCSGRRVKLFRRILARGEDEIEKDLVSFGSSVVIIPLLDDGRVVFLRQYRAAIASWILELPAGRVEDGEDPREAAIRELEEETGYRAQYVERVASAFVSPGYSDELMHIFIAKGLKPGIPHPERGEILEKVLMRPEEYLSDLDSVKDMKSIASILLLLHRAHE; encoded by the coding sequence ATGAGCTTGGAGGAGCCTAGGATAGTGAGGGATGAACTCCTCTGCTCCGGTAGGAGGGTCAAGCTCTTCAGGAGAATTTTAGCGAGGGGGGAGGATGAGATAGAGAAGGACCTCGTCTCCTTCGGGAGTTCCGTAGTCATAATACCTCTGCTGGATGATGGAAGGGTGGTTTTCCTGAGGCAGTATAGGGCTGCTATAGCCTCCTGGATCTTGGAGCTCCCAGCTGGGAGAGTTGAGGATGGCGAGGATCCGAGGGAAGCTGCTATAAGGGAGCTTGAGGAGGAAACTGGATATAGAGCTCAGTACGTTGAGAGGGTAGCATCAGCTTTCGTCTCCCCGGGGTATAGCGATGAGCTAATGCACATATTCATAGCTAAGGGGCTGAAGCCTGGGATACCGCATCCTGAGAGAGGAGAAATACTGGAGAAGGTCTTAATGAGGCCTGAGGAATACTTGAGTGATCTTGATAGCGTTAAGGACATGAAATCCATCGCTTCAATACTCCTCCTACTCCATAGGGCTCATGAATAG
- a CDS encoding MoaD/ThiS family protein: protein MRVNVKFHAFYKDVAGTDHVTFEMPEGSTVLDLLRAIEERFEGFRGKLIDRKVGSRSYILVRRGEWPGMEDALEDGDEFSLFPPLGGG from the coding sequence ATGAGGGTGAATGTCAAGTTCCACGCTTTCTACAAGGATGTAGCTGGAACTGATCATGTTACTTTTGAGATGCCCGAGGGATCCACTGTCTTAGATCTCCTCAGAGCCATAGAGGAGAGGTTCGAGGGATTCAGGGGGAAATTGATCGATAGGAAAGTGGGGTCTAGGAGCTACATCTTAGTTAGGAGGGGAGAATGGCCGGGGATGGAGGATGCATTGGAGGATGGGGATGAGTTCTCCCTCTTCCCTCCCCTAGGAGGGGGTTGA
- a CDS encoding acetoacetate decarboxylase family protein, translated as MPWSGPLTPSGRSALVPDGPWTYVMDAVAVHARGDPSRMEKVLPDGLNPLGDLWFYVSDIISFSPSSEDLTYLSPGLLQYKEAAVFVKVEFKGKVYGFCPFMYVDNDVSLLRGIVFGFPKKMAQIEMTRFHDLFEAKRYGGVAYRSGYNLFRVIVEPSKREESLPFEGFGSWLLRRYLKPIELDEFVEFVPEITYGKILSGEGSLEVGGGFNDELEELRPEEILGGYIYSLKLKARGIRVLER; from the coding sequence ATGCCCTGGAGCGGCCCGCTAACTCCCTCGGGGAGGTCTGCCCTAGTTCCCGATGGTCCCTGGACTTACGTCATGGATGCTGTGGCAGTCCACGCGAGAGGGGATCCCTCTAGAATGGAAAAAGTTCTTCCTGATGGTTTGAATCCCCTTGGAGATCTCTGGTTCTATGTTTCTGATATAATATCCTTCTCTCCAAGCTCTGAGGATCTTACTTATCTATCTCCTGGCTTACTTCAGTATAAGGAAGCAGCTGTATTCGTTAAGGTCGAGTTCAAGGGTAAGGTTTACGGTTTCTGCCCCTTCATGTACGTAGATAATGATGTATCCCTCCTCAGGGGGATAGTATTCGGCTTCCCCAAGAAGATGGCTCAAATAGAGATGACTAGATTTCACGATCTCTTCGAAGCGAAGAGATACGGGGGAGTAGCTTATAGATCGGGCTACAACTTATTCAGAGTAATAGTAGAGCCTTCAAAGAGGGAGGAGAGTCTACCCTTTGAGGGATTCGGGAGCTGGCTCCTCAGGAGGTATCTGAAGCCCATCGAATTGGATGAGTTCGTTGAGTTCGTCCCGGAGATAACTTACGGAAAGATCCTCTCCGGCGAGGGCTCCTTGGAGGTTGGGGGAGGGTTCAACGATGAGCTGGAGGAATTGAGGCCCGAGGAAATACTTGGAGGCTACATTTACTCATTGAAGCTCAAGGCCAGGGGGATAAGGGTGCTGGAGAGATGA
- a CDS encoding aminoacyl-tRNA deacylase codes for MSIEDIVRKLGGRIIEVGRDVVTVKQAARELGVEEGQIIKSLVVITEEGPLLAILDGTSRLDLSKLRGRLARPEEVKELTGFEVGEVPPVGIPMRTLIDRKVMERRVVYGGGGSRRRLIEISPERIAEYQGAEIMDISDR; via the coding sequence ATGAGCATAGAGGATATAGTCAGGAAGCTGGGCGGTAGGATAATTGAAGTGGGGAGAGATGTAGTGACAGTTAAGCAAGCTGCTAGAGAGCTCGGAGTTGAGGAAGGGCAGATAATAAAGAGCTTGGTGGTGATAACTGAGGAGGGCCCCCTGCTAGCTATTTTGGATGGGACATCTAGGTTGGATCTGAGTAAGCTGAGGGGAAGATTGGCGAGGCCCGAGGAGGTCAAGGAACTGACAGGATTCGAGGTGGGGGAAGTCCCCCCTGTGGGGATCCCAATGAGGACTCTGATCGATAGGAAGGTCATGGAGAGGCGCGTGGTTTACGGGGGAGGGGGGTCTAGGAGGAGGCTCATTGAGATCTCACCGGAGAGGATAGCTGAGTATCAGGGGGCCGAGATAATGGATATAAGCGATCGCTAA